In Vicia villosa cultivar HV-30 ecotype Madison, WI linkage group LG7, Vvil1.0, whole genome shotgun sequence, the DNA window TAGCTCATACTTCCTTTTAATGTCATTAATAGCCTGTTCAAATACATGTTATGAGAAGTTATTGCATAATAAATCAAGCACCTATGATCGATAACCAGTTATATGCAACACCTGATCATTTCTCTGAGATATTTCTTTTAAATGCTTTGACAATTCCAACTTCTTGTTTTCTACCATTTGATCATATTGATTTCTAGCTTCTGCGAGTTTACTTTCAGCAGCAGTTAATAACGACCGGTTCTGCAAAgccataaaaaaaacataaatattataCAAACACCAGTGAGGAAATTGCAGCATGCACAATATTTTAGCTTCAAAACCTCTGTGATCTGATCTTCCAGCTTTTTTTCCTGTTCCTTATGGTGCAAAATGCATTGTTCTTTTTCCTCTAAGACTTTATGTAGCTGTATGACTTCTTTGTCAAAAGAGTCTGCATGTTCCTCTACTTTCATCCTCTCCTTTTGCAGAGTATCAATTTCCTCTGACTTCTTCAAGATGTCTGCCTGCATTCTTTCCATATTTTCTTTGCTTTCAGTCTCTAAAGCTGAAATTTTGAGTAGTAAACCTTGCTGCAAAGCAATAGATATCCTGATAAGGAACACAATGTATGTTGATAGGCTGTTAAATAAAGCAGATTAACAGTAATACCAGTTGGTTCTCCGATGATCTAACACTCTCTAACAGAATTTCAGCTTTCTCCTCTAATTTGGAAATAGTTACTTCTGCTTCTTCCTTCTTTGAGATTGAATCTTCCACTTCTAACTCCAAACGCTGAATTTTCTCGGCAGATAATCGACAATCCTCTGTATACTGTGCTAAAGCAGACTCTTGGACTTTGCGAAGATCATTCAAACTATTGCTTAGCTCTTGATTTATCATATGAATTCCATCTTTTTCGGATGACAAGATCAAGAACTTATTATGAAGCTCATCATACTGGTTTCGAGCATGCTTCGAGAAAGTATCTCTTTCATGCTGGACCAACGTGAAGCAAGAAGTATAGAGAGAGTtcatttcgttaaacttgctcaCAAGGTTCAAGCTTTCTTTGTCTAAATTCAACAAATTTGTAGCCATCGACTGAAGTGATTCTTCAAGGTTTTTGATTTCCTGAAGTGACTTGTCAAGCTTTTCATTGAGATCAGCATTGCATAATTGAAGATCACTTTTTTCTTTATCCAATTTCTGTTGACAGGCTATGTGGTGTGTAATTTCTTCATCTTTGACTTTTAGTTGAAGGTGAagctctcccaactttgagttcaAAGTCTCTGTATCCAATCTACTAGAAGTTAACATGTCTTCTAAACTCTTTATCATGGTATCTGCAAACAAATGAGCATTCCATAAAACAACCAAAAAATTAGTAGCAAGTTGAAGATTATGGATATTCACTATGATGAAGTTATAAGGATTTATGAGGGGAAGCAGGAAAATACAAAATAGAGACCAAATAATTTGAAATGTTATTCATGCTTTCCACGGTCCTTAATGTTTGGCCTTTGTTAAGATTtggttattttttgttttttcttgttTCAAATAACACAGTAATAAATTAAAGGACCTTCATGTTACAAATATTTAACTTAAAGGACTACATTTAATATATGTTTGTGACTTATAGACTGTTtcgaaacaaaaacaataaaaatgacCAAATCGTTACAAAGGTTAAACATAAAGGACCACGTGATACAAATTACAGGCTCTATTATAAAGACTATTTCTGTATTTTTACCCTGCATAAGTATGACAGAAAATATTTAACTAACATGCCAACTCATATAAATGTCTTCTGGGTTTGAAATCAAGACATAGGAATGACTAACACTACCTTATGCCAACTTCCACGAGTGTTCCAAAATGAAACCTTAGATTGCTCATCATATAAGAAGCAGTATCCATACCATAAAACCAGACTCACTAAAGAATAAATACTACataagataataaaatatcaacaaTGAAAACCAAAGAAAACATGATTGACTATCTGCACCTTTCCCTTTTCAAAATATGACCTGTTAACAAGATATATAATATACACAATAAAACCAAATTTAGGACCCTGGGGAACCAAAAgatcattcattcataaatccctTATAcacacacaacacacacacacacacacacacacacacacacaaataaaaaaaacttataaaaatacTTGACCAAAACAGTCTGTTTAAGACAACCCTCACCAGACACTGTTTAACTATATCattcattaattattcaatacatGCCATATAAATTCTTAGGATTAGTAATTTGCAATTTAACTCTCACCCTTCTCTTGTATAACATTGGTAGCTCTGCACTTTTCATCGCTGTGAAACTTCTCCCTTTCTTCTGCAGAGAACTTTAGCTTCTCTAGCTCATTATCACCTGTCATAAGGATAAAAACAAGGATTTAAATAACAGTTGCGGTCGCGTAAAGGCTTTCACGATTTCGGTCGGTACAGGTTTTGCGTCGTCacattaaccataatttgtttttttaatttttactataAAAATGGTATCGGCATGTTCCGTTATTGTTTTGTCAAGGCCGTTTTTTAAAACATTGGATAAAAACATATTTTACATTTGAAATTAGAAcctcaaaaacaaatcaaaccaaacaacTTTTCAAATCAACTTTTTGACTAAAGTTTAATAGTAATAAAAAGAACTTACGAGATTTTATTGTTTCCTGTGTAGAATCTAGCTTCAAAGACAAACCATCCATCTGTTTGTTCAAACTCTCAAGAGCTTCTGAACTTGCTGAGAGTTTATTTTCCAATATTTCCTTATCTTTCTCAGCTATGACAAGATGcatacataaatttgacaaattacaaaggaaaagctaagaaaaatcaaaattaaaaagcaaaaacaaacaaacagagagATTAAATTGTCATACCATCCTGAACTATAGCAGCCAACTGTTGTAGAGTCTCCGTAAGTTGATCGCACAGAGTCTTAGTCGATGAGAATTTCGATTCAAGTCCTTTCCATAGCTTCTCATCTTCCTTCTGCTTCACTTTGAGCTTCGCATTATCATTGAACGCATTCTGCAATTTTTCTTCTAATGCACGGATATGCTCCAGAGATTTCTTTAGCTTAGTATTCTTCACATAAACAGAAAAAAAGTAATAATCGTTCAATATAACAGCCAAACGAAACCCTAAGCATCATACATTTCACCATTCAAGCATTCAACATCTTAAAACACACGCACAATCACAAATTAGAATCATATCATATTCATACCGCAATATCAAGATCAGTCTTCACCGATGCTTGCTCTTTCACCAATTTCTCTGCAAATGAAAAAACCAGACCATTACAATCGAAACTTCTGATTAAAATcaataagagaaagaaaagaaggaaatcAAAGCGGAATCGGTGCAAAACCTGCGGTTAGCTTCAGATTCGCGAAACTTCCCGATGAAACGGAATCGGAAGTTTGACGCGCGGAGAGCGATGATAACGGCTTCGCAGTTCCCGGTGTGGTGCCGTACAGCGATTTGAATTTGTCGAGGCTTGTGGAGATTGGAAATGCTAGCTTCTTCATTGCGAAGATCGAAACCGAAAACGAGAAATGAAACCCTAGAAATCTGAGTGTAGAGTTTAAGCTTTTATCTTCTTCCTCGCCCTATTCTGTTATTGCTCTGCGAAGACGATTCAGTTCAGAGTAAAGTTCAAATGCGGTTACGCGCCATGGTGACGCAGAATTTATATTAACGCGCGAGAGCCCGCGTTTGGCTCTGGAGTAGGAAATAGTTAAAACGATCCGTTTGGTTTTCTAAATTCGCTTTTTACTTTCCACGTAAGTGTAATGGAAGAATATTAAATGCAGAGGAATAAGGTACTGTTTTATTAATATCAAGATTCAACTTCCAGTGTATAACTTAGAAGGAATCAAATGATTACAAGCAATGGAATGATAAGGAGAGAAATCTCAGTGtgaggaagaagagagaagaaTATTCTCAGACAAATCATTCACACCCTCAGTCTCAATCCCAATACTATAAATACTAGGGTTAATGGGTGAACCCTTGCAGCTTGCAAGAAGGACGACGCGTCCTCATTCCTCTCCCCACTTCCGGATTTTGTGGCTGCCTAGCAGCATTTGTCTTATTCTCATTCTTTTCCACCTGTCCTTTCTGCTGAGGTGGATTTCTCATTACAATACCTTCCCCTTTAAaatcaaccttgtcctcaaggttgaagTTAGGATATTGTTCAGCCATCTCATGAACATCTTCCCATGTTGCCTCGTCCATGCTCAAACCATCTCATTGAATCAGCACTTGCGAAACGGTTTGATTATGTCGCATGATGGTCCTCTGTTGAATTACTGCGGCAGGCTGTAAGATAGGTCCCAATTCATGTGTTGTCAAAGGCAAAGGAAGGTATGGCTCAGTATGCAATCCTTTGAACGGTTTCAATTGAGATACGTGAAACACCGGATGAATACGCGCCTCAGAAGGTAGCAACAGTTTGTAAGCCACTTGTCCTATTTTCTCACTAATAGTAAAAGGGCTAAAATAACGCATTCCAAATTTCTGATTTTTTCTCAAGGCCACAGAATTTTGCCGATAGGGTTGTAACTTCACCAATACTTGCTCCCCCGCTGCAAATTGCACATCTCGTCGGTGTTTATCAGCTTGAGTCTTCATAACTTGTTGGGCACGTTTCAGATTGAGTTTCAATTGTGCGAGCAATCGATCTCTGTCCATTAATTGCTGTTGAACACTCACAGCATCAGTTGGGGAATGACAGTAACGGCTTATAGTAGGAGGTGGTCTGCCATATAATGCTTGGAAGGGAGTCATGCCCAAGCTAGTGTGAAAAGTTTTATTGTACCAATATTCCGTCCAATCAAGCGCTCTAAACCAGGACTTAGGATTTTGAAATGTGAAACATCGCAAATACATCTCAACACATTTGTTGAGAGCCTCGGATTGGCCATCCGTTTGAGGGTGATATGCGGAAGACATTGCCAATGTAGTGCCTTGTAATTGAAACAGATCCTTCCAAAATTTGCTCATAAACACTTTATCCCTATCTGAAACAATTGATTTCGGTATCCCATGTAACTTAACTACGATGCGCATAAAAGCTTCAGCTACCGTCTTGCTATTGTAATCAGTTTTTAGAGGGCTGAAATGACTGTACTTCGTCAGCCTGTCAATGACAACCATGATGACTGTGTATCCATGTGAAGGGGGTAACCCGGTGATAAAGTCCATTGCCACATCTTCCCACACTTGATTTGGTATGGGCAATGGTTGCAGCAAACCCGCGGGAGCTCTAGTATCGTGTTTGGCCTGCTGACAAATGAGGCAGTTTTGGACAAAATTTTTGATATCCTGTTGCATATTCTTCCAGAAGAATTGAGCTGAAATTCGAGCCATAGTGCGTGCAATTCCTGCATGTCCACCCACAGGAGAAGAGTGAAACTCAAGTAACAATTTGGAACGCAATTGAGGATCATCCGGAACCACGATTCTGTCTTGCCAATACATCAAACCATCTTTCATGTTGAATTTGTGTCCCTGTATAGTGTCAGAATTGTGAAGTTGAGCCTGCAATTTACTGTCATGAGTTGTACTGCTGCGTAATTCAGCCAAGAGTGCTACTTCAGGTTTGGACCATGCCATCAAGCAAACTCTGGACAGTGCATCCGCTGCTACATTTTCTTTGCCAGGCTTGTATTCAATTGTGAAATCATAGCCAATGAATTTGTGTAACCAAGCTTGTTGTTCAGGAGTTTGTAGTGATTGGTCCATCAAACTCTTCAAACTCTTTTGATCCGTACGTATGATGAATTTATGCCCCAATAAATAGTGTCGAAATTTGGCAATTGCCTCTGTGATAGCAAATAATTCCCTTGTATAAGCTGATTGTTTCTGCATCCGTGGTACCATCTTTTTCGAGAAAAACGCAATTGGATGCCCAAGCTGGCTTAACACAGCGCCCACTACCCGATGCATTGGTCTCAATGGTGAAAGGTATGGAAAATTGCGGTAGAGCCAGAACAGGCGCAGTAGTAATAGCAAGTTTCAATTTATCAAAAGCCTCAGTAGCCAATGTCGTCCACTTGAAACCCTCTTTCTTCAGCAAGTCCGTAAGAGGAGAAGCAATTGTGGCATAACCCTTAATGAATCTGCGATAATATCCCGTCAATCCAAGGAACCTTCTGAGTTGTTTGACGTTACTAGGTTGTGGCCACTGTAAAACCGTGTGGATCTTGTCTTTGTCCATAGCCACGCTTGTGCCAGAAACTGTGTGGCCTAAATAATCCACTTCCATCATGCCAAAGGAACATTTGGAGAGTTTAACAAACAAACAATTTTGTTGTAAAATCTGCAAAACTATTTCTAAATGTTGGATGTGAGCAGCAAATGAAGGGCTATACACCAgtatatcataaaaaaaaaccaaTACCGACTTTCTCAAGAATGGCTGAAATATTTGATTCATGAGACATTGAAAGGAGGCAGGGGCATTAGTTAAGCCAAAAGGCATAACTAGCCATTCATAATGTCCCTGATGTGTTCTAAAAGCGGTTTTGTGTCGATCACTAGGCTCAACCAAGATTTGATGATAACCTGATCGCAAATCGAGTTTTGAAAACCACTTAGCACCAAATAACTCATCCAAAAGTTCATCCACAGTGGGCATAGGAAAAGAGTCTTTCACAGTAATTGCATTGAGAGCTCTATAATCTGTACAAAACCTCCAAGTCCCGTCTTTCTTTTTAACCAAAACAATTGGTGAAGAAAATGGACTGCTACTTGGTTGGATAATACCTTCGGTGAGCATCTCTCGTATCATGGATTCAATCTGTTCTTTCTGGCTCTGTGGGTACCTGTAAGGTCGTACTTTGACTGGACCGTTGCCTGGCATCAATGGAATCGTATGGTTCTGAGCTCGTGGAGGTGGTAACCCTGTAGGTTTCTGAAAAACCTCTTTGAACCTGTTCAGCAAAATTACTAGATCTGGTTCCATGGTTTGGGGTAGCTCTAACCAACAGTCTGTTTCATTGAAATGATCCGTTTGCTGAATTAAAAACAAGCTTCAATCGCATCAGTATGGTATAATCTCCTCATGTGATGTAACTGTGCTTGTTGTGGGCTCTGACTTTTTTCTCCTTGTAATGTCACAAACTCACCTTTATCAAAAAATTTAATGGATAATGACTGATAGTCTGCTACATGTGGCCCCAATGTAGCTAGCCAAGTGGCTCCTAATATCAAATCCGCTCCCACAATAGGCAATAAATACACAGGAATCTTGATGTCATGATTTTGGACAGCTACACACAGTTCAGGAATAGACCCCTCTGGACTTAGGGAATTACCATTACCTACCAAAACTTTAAAGAAAGGTGCAGGAGCTATCTCCATTTTCAAGAATTGGGCAATTCGAGGTTGGAGAAAATTGTCTGAACTACCCCCATCCACTAAGATTTGAATAGGTAGATTACCAATATGTCCTGTAAACTTAATAGTTCCAATACCTGTTGCTCCTTTCAAGGCATTAAAAGACAAATGCAATTCTAATTGTTTATCCTCCACTGCAGTCAGTTGGGTGTCGCTGCCTTCTTCAAAGTATCTTGCAGCATCTTCTACTTGTAATATCATCATAGTTCTATTAGGGCATTTATGGCTAAAtgaccacttctcatcacaagtATAGCATAACCCTTTCTCCCTTCTAATTTGCATCTCAGCAGAACTCATTCTTTTGACATTTTGGTTTTTAGGCTGGAAACTCGAGGGTTTGGCATTTGGAGTAGGTAATAAGGGAGGTGTAGTGGTTCTGATAGGGTTTGGGTTTTGAAATGTGTTAAGTTTGGTATTTGAGTTGTTGAGTTGGTGTTTGGGAACAGGTTtgcatttttcttcaaaaattttggCCAAAGCAACGGCTCTTTGAATGCAAGTTGGTGTTTGAGCTAAAACTTCTCTTTGCAATTCCTGTTGTAAGCCACTAACAAAACAGTCAAGTAATGCTTCAGTACTAACACCATAAACGCGATTTGCCAAAGATGTAAATTCCAGATAATACTCAGCAACCGTAGCTTTTTGAGTCAGCTTAAATAACGTAGCACGAGGACATTCATAGCAAGAAGGGCCAAAATCTACCTCCACAACACGGGTAAATATTTGCCATGATTGAAAGGGGTTTGTACGTTGCATCATTTGATACCAAGGCACCACTTTTTGATCCATATGAACAGCCGCAATCGTCAAACGCTCCGTATCTGGAATGTTGTAATATTCAAAGAACTGCTCTGCTTTGAAGATCCATTCAATCGCATGGGAACCATCGAATCTGGGAAATTCGAGCTTAACGTTTCTGGTTTGAAAAGGAGGTCGAGGTCGTGAGTTCCTATCATCATGTTGTGAGTCCGCTGCGTTCTTCAAAAGAGATTCGACTGCCGATTCGATTCTGGAAAGGCGTTGGTCATTGTCTGTTTCTAAGGAGTTTATTCTTTTTGCTTGTTCGCGGTCTCTGAGATCCATGGCGTCGAAAAACTTGAGAAGCTGTGACTGAACGTCGTTCTTGATTTCCTCTTGGATTTCCTTCAAGTGAGCGAAATCAGACATGATGTAATGAAAAGCACTAGTGTATTGGAAGAATATTAAATGCAGAGGAATAAGGTACTGTTTTATTAATATCAAGATTCAACTTCCAGTGTATAACTTAGAAGGAATCAAATGATTACAAGCAATGGAATGATAAGGAGAGAAATCTCAGTGtgaggaagaagagagaagaaTATTCTCAGATAAATCATTCACACCCCCAGTCTCAATCCCAATACTATAAATACTAGGGTTAATGGGTGAACCCTTGCAGCTTACAAGAAGGACGACGCGTCCTTATTCCTCTCCCCACTTCCGGATTTTGTGGCTGCCTAGCAGCATTTGTCTTATTCTCATTCTTTTCCACCTGTCCTTTCTGCTGAGGTGGATTTCTCATTACAATAAGCATGGTTCCTAGCACCATTGACCTGCCACGTCATCATACTTGCACTGTGCATCGGGAACCGAGGGCAATGGTTTTGTGTTCCAAATTTGAAAGTtaaaaagaagaatgaaaaaataattatttcctCCGTGTCATCCTCttagaaatttttatttatatctcagtaaaattaacttaaataattaatgtatctgtaTTATTTATAGTctagatacattaaatattcaatgaatcTGAAAAAgtgatttttgcttataatatgagACGGAGAGAGTACTCCTTTTTAAGATGATGAGTATTTACTAAAATAATCTTATTCTCCAcaccaaaatatttatttttgatttatttttttaagtcACTACTTTTATCACAGTTGAAATTTCATCAATGGTGAAAAGTAGTGCCTAATCATTGGCTTGAATCCCAACATCAgcagttttgttttttaattatttttaaatcactTTTCACCACAGTTGGAATTCAACGTGGTTAAAAGTGGTGTCTTCCCtactttattattaaataaaaaataaatcatattttTCACAGTTTGGAATTTCAACTGTGCTGAAAAGTCAtccagttttatttttctaaaatgtaTAACGGCTTACGTTTATTCACTTTTTCCCTAGACGAACTTCATCTTTTACCTCCAAAATTCATCATTCATATACAAAACTTTATTTCTCCACTAAATAAAAAACTtgaaaaaaatcatttctttcataaaagaAACTCGAAAACATCATTTCTTTCATTAACGAGTTTCAAAACTCTATcctatctcaatgggaagctccaaaATTTGTTTATGAGATTAGAAGATtccttggtttggctggttattattggaagttcattgagggattttctaagttgtcATTATCGTTGACGCAATTGACTAGGAAGGATCAAGATTTTATTTGGACTTAATAATGTGAAGCTAAtttccaagagcttaagagaagattgacaaccgctcctattttgatttttccgaatccgttggaaccgtttgttgtgtattgtgatgcttctttgatgggtttaggaggtgtgttgatgcagaaaTGACAAGTAGTAGCTTatacttcaaggcaacttaaaattcatgagaggaattatccgacgcatgatttagaattggtcgtcgttgtgtttgttttgatacATTAGAGGCACTATTTGTTTGGGTTGAGATTCGATGTGTATAGTgaccacaagagtttgaagtatttgtttgatcggaaagaattgaatatgaggcaaagaagatggttggaattcttgaaagactatgattttggtttgaattactaTTCTGGAAAAGCAAATGTTgtagctgatgcattgagtaggaaataattgcatatgtgtatgttgatgattcgagaattggaattgttggaacaatttcgagagttgagtttggtttgtgaagtgaCTTCTTCATGTgttaagtttggtatgttgaagcttacttgtggtattcttgatgagattcgaTAAGGTTAGAAATTGGacttgaaattggttgacaaaatgacattgattaatcaaaggaaaaggtggtgattttcggattgatgagaataGTGACATGAGATATCGTGACCGAGTTTGTATTCCCGATGTTGCGGATTTGAGAAAGaggattcttgaggaaggacatcgaagtggtttgagtattcatcctggagctactaaaatgtatcaagacttgagaaagttattttggtggcaaggtatgaagaaagatatagcggaatttgtgtattcttgtttgatttGTCAGAAGTCagagattgaacatcagaaaccatctggtttgatgcaaccattatccattcccgagtggaaatgggatagtatttctatggattttgtttcgggtttgccgagaacgtcgagtaattgtgaagcaatttgggttattgtggatagattgacgaaatttGCTCACATTTATTCTGATGAGGATGAattattcgatggagagacttgcaaagttgtatattgagaagattgtgATTTTGAATGGTATTCCATTGAGTATTGTTTCAGATAGATATCCAaggtttacttctagattttgggaaggtttgcaaagtgctttgggtactaagttgcgtttgagttcggcttatcatccccaaactgatggtcagactgagaggacgattcattCGCTTGAGGATTTTTTGAGGgtttgtgttttggaacaagaaGGAGTTTGGGATAGTTATTTTCCGTTGATTGAGTTCACGTATAATAACAGTTTCCATTctagtattggtatggctccgtttgaagctttatATAGTCGAAGGTGTGGGactcctttatgttggtatgaatcgggagagagtgaTGTGGTCGGAGCTGAGATCATTCAAGAGACTACTGATAAGATTAAGTTTATCAGGGAGAAGATGAAGGATTCTCGGATTCGTCAGAAGagctaccatgataagaggagaaaAGCACTTGAGTTCgagaaggatgatcatgtgtttttgagcaTTACTCAAGTAACGGTTGTTGGTAGGGatttgaagtcgcgtaagttaaCGTCGCGTTTCATAGGTTCATATCAGATTACCGAGAGAGTAGGTGAggtggcatatcggattgcattaCCGCCGTCACTTgctaatcttcatgatgtgtttcatgtgtctcagttgaggagatacattgcggatccttCGCATGTTGTCCAATTAGATGATGTCGAGGTTAGAGATAATTTTACCGTGGAGACATTACCTTTGCATATAGAAGATAGAGAGGTGAAACAATTCCAAGGTAAAGAGATCATTCTAGTTAAGATCGTTTAGGGTGGACCGGCTAGAGGAAATGTGACGTGGGAGCTTGAGAGAAAGATGAAAGAATCTTATCCCGATTTGTTTGCTTgagataaattttcgaggacgaaaatcttttaagtgtcGTTCAAAACGTTAGGAAACTAATGTGATTATCTATATAATAGAGTTGGAATAGTTATcacttgatgaattaattatgatttaaatatgtgaataacatgtaattatgtatgtATGCGTTATGGATTGATTAATTGTGGCTAATATTAGTGGATGTGTTATGTG includes these proteins:
- the LOC131620631 gene encoding synaptonemal complex protein 2-like; the protein is MKKLAFPISTSLDKFKSLYGTTPGTAKPLSSLSARQTSDSVSSGSFANLKLTAEKLVKEQASVKTDLDIANTKLKKSLEHIRALEEKLQNAFNDNAKLKVKQKEDEKLWKGLESKFSSTKTLCDQLTETLQQLAAIVQDAEKDKEILENKLSASSEALESLNKQMDGLSLKLDSTQETIKSRDNELEKLKFSAEEREKFHSDEKCRATNVIQEKDTMIKSLEDMLTSSRLDTETLNSKLGELHLQLKVKDEEITHHIACQQKLDKEKSDLQLCNADLNEKLDKSLQEIKNLEESLQSMATNLLNLDKESLNLVSKFNEMNSLYTSCFTLVQHERDTFSKHARNQYDELHNKFLILSSEKDGIHMINQELSNSLNDLRKVQESALAQYTEDCRLSAEKIQRLELEVEDSISKKEEAEVTISKLEEKAEILLESVRSSENQLQGLLLKISALETESKENMERMQADILKKSEEIDTLQKERMKVEEHADSFDKEVIQLHKVLEEKEQCILHHKEQEKKLEDQITENRSLLTAAESKLAEARNQYDQMVENKKLELSKHLKEISQRNDQAINDIKRKYELEKMEIVNMEKHKADKAIAEIEGRRDQKFAECKEESRQQLMHIQEEHTKLVTRMQEEHDKRQLRLQAEHVEQLKRTQLQAENELREKTTFMRKDHEAQIKSLRCELEDECRKLEEELHLQKSKEDRQKALLQLQWQVMSDKPKEDQEVNSKQEYSVSSIKRRSPFGGKVSQREIESPYLEETEAPVPKLLKKVENVKAGNAGGIPKHHRKVTRREYEVETSNGRTITKKRKTRSTVLFEDPRKQKINTPKTNTPRTVVKSMRAEGHPRPTTIGDLFSEGSLNPYADDPYAFD